The Glycine soja cultivar W05 chromosome 3, ASM419377v2, whole genome shotgun sequence genome window below encodes:
- the LOC114406301 gene encoding RHOMBOID-like protein 1, producing the protein MSGEPRPLEIHLRVNSKRGTTMVHPVAAAETVEVPIQYPREEEVKHYRKWFSWLIPLFVVANIVMFVITMYVNNCPRNSVSCIASFLGRFSFQPFKENPLLGPSSLTLQKMGALDVSRVVHRHQGWRLITCMWLHAGVFHLLANMLGILVIGIRLEQEFGFVLIGLLFVISGFGGSLLSALFIQSNISVGASGALFGLLGGMLSELITNWSIYDNKLTALLTLVIIIVINLAVGILPHVDNFAHIGGFLTGFLLGFVFLIRPQFGWVNQRYAPLNYSPGRVKPKFKKYQCILWVFSLIILVVGLSVGLVALLQGVDANDHCSWCHYLSCVPTSKWSCHTEAAYCQSNQLGNQLNVTCSSNGKSSTYFMQNPTSSQIQQLCTQLCS; encoded by the exons ATGTCCGGAGAGCCACGGCCGTTGGAGATCCACCTGAGGGTCAACTCCAAGAGAGGCACCACCATGGTGCACCCCGTGGCGGCGGCGGAGACGGTGGAGGTTCCGATTCAGTACCCCAGAGAGGAAGAAGTGAAGCATTACAGAAAGTGGTTCTCTTGGCTGATACCTCTCTTTGTGGTTGCCAACATTGTTATGTTTGTGATCACTATGTATGTCAATAACTGCCCGCGTAACTCTGTCTCCTGCATTGCCTCCTTCTTGGGTCGCTTCTCCTTCCAGCCCTTCAAAGAAAACCCCCTCTTGGGCCCTTCTTCGTTGAC GCTGCAAAAGATGGGGGCTCTTGATGTGAGCAGAGTGGTTCACAGACACCAGGGGTGGCGCCTCATCACTTGTATGTGGCTACATGCTGGGGTTTTCCATCTGTTGGCAAATATGCTGGGTATTCTAGTCATTGGAATTCGGCTTGAGCAAGAATTTGGGTTTG TGCTAATTGGACTGCTATTTGTCATATCTGGATTTGGGGGGAGTTTGCTTTCTGCTCTGTTTATCCAGTCAAACATTTCTGTTGGTGCTTCTGGTGCACTTTTTGGCTTGCTGGGAGGCATGCTTTCAGAACTCATTACTAACTGGTCTATATATGATAACAAG CTAACAGCACTCCTCACCCTTGtgatcatcattgttatcaatcTAGCAGTTGGAATTCTCCCACATGTGGACAATTTTGCTCATATTGGAGGCTTTCTTACTGGATTTCTTCTCGGATTTGTGTTTTTGATACGTCCCCAGTTTGGATGGGTTAACCAACGATATGCTCCCCTAAATTATTCTCCAGGACGAGTGAAGCCTAAATTCAAGAAATATCAGTGCATCTTGTGGGTCTTCTCCCTGATCATTCTAGTTGTTGG GCTTTCTGTTGGGCTGGTTGCACTTCTCCAAGGTGTTGATGCAAATGATCACTGCTCCTGGTGCCATTATCTGTCTTGTGTTCCAACTTCAAAATGGAGCTGCCATACAGAGGCAGCATATTGTCAG TCAAACCAACTTGGCAACCAGTTGAACGTAACATGCTCAAGCAATGGTAAATCCAGTACATACTTCATGCAAAATCCAACCAGTTCCCAGATCCAGCAATTGTGTACTCAACTTTGTAGTTGA